The Sulfolobales archaeon genome includes the window GGCTTTCTCTATATAGATAGTGCGTGGTGGTACGCAGCACTACCCTCAGCATTCTTGGTTGCTATAATCATGGCGGTAAATCTGATCGGCGATGGTCTCAACGATACTATAGATCCTAGATTCAGGGCTTCTAGAGAAAATGCACGTATGGCCTAAATATCATTACTCAATAGCTCAGATTCACCCAATCGTAGGTAATCCTCTAGGCATATCTAGCATTAGAATATAGAAGCCCCTCCCTCTAGCTTTTCCCACAAATGTTTTCTGACCTAGGAATGGCTTGGTTGCTATCAAGAGCTAAGATGTTAATATCTTAATCATTTATTAATTTGGTTTATTTCAGAAAGAGGGTATTCTATCCCATATAAAATTAATCACTTCATCATGGGAGGGTACTTCATGCGAGCCTAGCCTCATTATCTTGAGAGCTGCTGCCGCACTAGCGTATATGGTAGCTTTTCTAATTGTATATCCTCTTAACAGGCTTGTTATAAAGCCAGCTGCATATGCATCACCCGCACCTGTAGTGTCAACGGGATTTGTTATTTGGAAAGCTGGTATGTATTCAGAAAAATCTTTAGTTTTTATATAAGAACCATCTTTACCTAGCTTAACAACTACGATCTGAGGGCCTAGATCTTTTATTATATCTGCAGCCTTTCTATAGTCCTTCTCATTAGTCATGTAGTAGGCTTCTTGACTATTTAGTAAAACTATATCGCTCA containing:
- a CDS encoding PfkB family carbohydrate kinase → MYGYKGSAEDLRPEEIDEDLIRESRHIHISSLRIDTSIKALELAKKYGLTSSWDPGRVLSKKGLSELKKILEMSDIVLLNSQEAYYMTNEKDYRKAADIIKDLGPQIVVVKLGKDGSYIKTKDFSEYIPAFQITNPVDTTGAGDAYAAGFITSLLRGYTIRKATIYASAAAALKIMRLGSHEVPSHDEVINFIWDRIPSF